In the Populus trichocarpa isolate Nisqually-1 chromosome 8, P.trichocarpa_v4.1, whole genome shotgun sequence genome, GGTGACCCGCCATGCATCCCCTTGCAGAGGGATGTTGGAACAAAACCAGAGAAGGTGGGGGCTATGCTATCTTCTTGATTCGAATTTATGGAAAGTTGTAAAGATTGTTTTCTGTATAGCCAAAAGGTTTCCTGATCTAGTAGGcggaatttgttttgtttttggagtTTGGAGAGCACCATCATCGTGTTGGGTTTTCAACACACGAGTACAGAAGCTAGTGGATTGCTAGCCCCTCCACCTATCATCTCTTATAAAGGCCGTCACTAAAACTACCAATgcactgtttatttttgcagtACAGAAGAATATtcgaaaaaaatgatttttttttaaattatatattttttatgtttttaaattatttaatgtattaatgttaaaaataaattttaaaaaataaaaatattattttaatttatttattttaaaaaatattttaataaacaagcGATACCAACCTAACCTGCTCGGaaactaaaacctaaaacaACTACTAAAACTGTTGCAATTCCTACTTTCGTTTGTCCTGGTAGGACACCCGGCAAATGGAACCCATTCGATCGAAAACAGAGGTTCTGCATGTCAATTGTTGAACCAATGAAAGAaactttgcatttttttctttttattaatataaatattcggATCAGTTTTTGTATATTTCAACTAATcttatgagttttaaaattaataattatataggTTTTTAATGGTcataaaataactcaaatttaaaattattaaaaaaaaattaaaatttaactagtTAAACTATTCCATTAAAAAACTTAGCATTCTGATTTTCCAGGTATCTATAGCTATCCTTTGCTTGTACTTTTTGTGTCCCAGCAGAATCCAAGTTCATTATTCAAGAGAAAAAGGAGCCTTGAGCTTGAATTGTTTCGCAAGAACTCCTATATcgaattaaaaaggaaatttaATTACACCCGAGCCAAATCTTAAGAATTAGACAACATGATGTATTTGTAAGAATATGTGTAAATTCTCAGGATTTGTGGGATTAATCGAGATTCAATGCAGTTAAGACATtcatattaaacaaaaagaaaaaagaaagtgtgTAAactctttaattgtttttgggaCAAAGTACAACATTCATTACCATTCAGACTTTAAAAATGACACAAAGTGCATATTCTCGTGCCTGTTATTCTCTCAATTGACGGGACCGTACAGCCTTTCTTGATTTCCCTTCCAAGGACAGACATTGTCGCTATTTCTACatattttggcaaaaaaaaaaaaaactacaaacaaACACAACAGCAAAACAATACAGAAATTGTTCCTTTTTAGAGTTTTAAAGTCAGCACAAACATGAGTTACGAACCCTTGAATCTTGCTGTTGTATACAATCGATCTAAGTTGAAATGGAGAAGGGTTTATCAATTATTCAGCAAACGCCTcgtgtgcatatatatatatatataggtcagCATTATTATTGGATTTGCATAGGCTAACAGCTTGCTCATGACAATACACATGATGCATGGTACCTTGAACATAGACTAGAAACAGCTTCTAAGATATAGTAGTTAGATGTGTTTTTCTATGCTTGTTTCAAAACATAACAGCTAATTAACCTATATATAACAAACTGTTTTCGAGTTCttgaatgatgagaaaaaaataaaaaggatagaaaaaaataaagatcttgATTGTGGGGAGTGTGTTAAAAGGAAAGACAAACAAAAGTCTCGAGCTTTGCAGGCATTCCATCCATAATTCCCTTCTCTCCACCATCAAATGTCGGATCACATGTTGTTTTCTTGGTGAGGTCAACAACTCTTTCTCTTAAAATCTTCTAATCAAATGTAACCAAAGAAACTAGGGAACGTTGATTGATGGCCATAAGaatcatgaaaaagaagaaaacacaaaagttgCACAAAGTATCGATCAATTatacaagaaagaaacaaagtgaaaagacaaaccCAGGAATCAAGTAAAAGTAGTGAAACCAGGTAAAGTATAAAGTGATTCTTTAGCTCCAAGTATTATAATACTTAAgaaaggattttgttttttataagctGGTTTGGTTAGTTGTGGGGCACAGTAAAGGAAGAGAAACCAATGAATTATTGTATGATGAAGACATGAGCTGCTGCTTTTGGATCCGAGTTTAGTTGAAAAGAGCTTTGGTCAGTGTTCCAAAAGATAACAGAAATATCTAATATAATTTCCATGAGCATGCTTTTAAGTTTTGAGTAATTGAATCATTAACAAATAGAAAATGCCATCAGGATGTGGGGATTCTATCCCTCGACTCCCCGATTAGGCATGCCAACTATTTAATTCACTTGCATCTTCTTAATTTCtcgtatttgtttttgcttctgtggttatagtttaatttgtttagCTGATTGAATCAGCAACATTATTAATTAAGCTTACTAATGTGAAATCCATgacatttttctttgaaaaaacagAGTAAACAAGAGAGGGAGCTAGGAGGAGGAGTAGAGTTAGATCAACTGTTCATTCAAACACCATTCGATCCAGccataaaaatttgagaattaaTCAGTCAAGACCCCTTTGAGCTGTAAGGCTTAAATCTCAGTTCCTTTGGGTCACTGAATTAGCTTtgtcccaatttttttttttatatggcactttttcaagaaaaaatggatggaaaaagattttgaaaaataacaccGACTGACAGATTGCGCTGTTAGAATCGGAGCATTTAACTGGTTGCGCTGTTAGGACCAGTCAAAGAAAAGACAAGAAGGGAACATCGGTAGAAGACAATCAATATAGCATGAATCATTTACCTGAAAATCACCGGTTAGAAAGAATTACATGAACGTTAGGGCAAAAACCAATATTGAAATGACTGTTGTCGTGTTGATGCATGTAGTCAGATCAGTACACGAGTTTGACACCCTCCTTTTATTAGctatacttttttaaaagaagaaaaaacgatTTATTTCTTCCTTATAAAGCTAAATGTATAAAAAGATACAAGTTTTAACCATATGGAATACCTGCACCGCCATAAAAGAGGCTAACACGAGCAGGATTTATCTCAAGTTCAGAAAAGCGAACCCTATCCTTCGAGTTAGTGCTCTACCCTTTCACAGCACTATGTTGTTGATGCTCTGAAAACCATTCAGCGGGCCACCGTTTTGGTCTAATAGCCTCAACCTTTGGGAATCTCAGTTGAGCCTTCTGCAACCTCATTCTCAATTCTCCATAGCAGGTAATTTtgctcttttgttttattgcCAGGCTCAACCAAAGGTGCTGTAACATCCAAAATAGTTGggggaaaatgaaattaaaactaaaaaaataactattgaTTTAATCAGTCAGAAAGTTTAATGCATAATGAGCTCTTCAGCCTCATAGCGTATGTGCTGTTGTATATTAACATCAAGCAACCAATGAAGGCTAAGAAAACCCACGAATTTCATTGGATAGAAAGATCCCCCTGAAACCAAGACAATCTCGTCTAGGATCCCTAAACCATTGCCATCCAACATCATTCCCATGTGAAGATGACATTGCAGAACGATCAACCCCAGAGCCCCAGCCAACACTAGCTGCCTCTGCTTCTTCTTCAGCTTTTGATTTTTCAGAAAGGTTTCTACCAAACCGCTGCCAGCAAAAGAAGTCTTCTGCCACATTATCAATTTCAACATTAGACCTTAACCGGTATCTGCAGAATCGAAAATAAGTTAATGCTTACACTGCCACTTGAAAAGGAAAGCCCATAATTGATCCAAATAATCCACTACCGTCATTCCACAAAGCAATGAGCATACAGGAACAATTTTTGGAAAATGTTTCTCCAAACATCAGATCAAGCCTGAGGTCATAGTAAGGTCTGTGCAAATGAGACATCCATGACTGATCCCTAAATAGCTCCTGCGTGCAAAATCCagccaaaaaaaatcttttaggGTTCTGAGGGTGGGTGCATGTGCAAATGAGACATTCATTACTGATACCTATATAGCTCCTAAAACCCCACCCTCTCTTCTTCCTTTGCAGTTTTGAGGGTGGGGCATCAGCTACTacaatttagaagaaaaaataaacaaccactaagttttaattttgaaacatcCTAGTTGAAAAATCTTGTCCTTAACTTATACGGTCCACAACCTTTTGCTCTACACCATAATGGGACTACAAATACATTTATACTAAATCATCCGCTAGCATACCGCATTTGTCAACTTTCCCAAATAAAATTCCCACGCTAAATTGATAACTATTCAAATTTATTGCAACCAAGTATGGCTATGAACATTAAATCAAACAACTGTGTAAAAATATATCTCCTCAATCCAACATCACTATAACCCGCAAACCAAGCAAGCATGTCCGCCCCCTTCAGTTCATCCCCTACTTGCGCAAGGTTCTTTCCTTTCACCAGCTAAAAGGGCCAAATCAATTGAAATAGTATCTTACAACAATCAAActttctctaaaaataaaaaatctcacaatGAAGTGTCCAAATAAGAGAAACAGATCACTTACTTTTTAAAAGTCTGCAATAGCTCATCAAGAACAGAGCTATCCACATCAGCAAACAACTCCAAATCCCCACAAGGACCTGACCCGGACCCATCAAGCTTCTCTTCACCTCGGGGCTTTCtgtacaaaaacaaatcagacaagaACCTCCCTTGTGTAGTCGAAAACGCAGCGTACATAGGAGGGACAGAGACAGAAGCCAAATTCGGAGTGGGCACATACGACGTTGTCTCGCTAGGGAGTTTCACtgaattttttaacattgtGTGTTAAAAAACCTTGTAAGAACTTGATTGTGTCTGGACCACTGAACCGAATTACAGAACGGGGTTTTAAGAGGGAGACAAGAGGACCTGGGCGTGTGTTTGTTTAAGACGTGGTAGTTTTGGCGaagattgatttgaaaagactcattttttattattttttttggatgctGTGGTTGTGATGATGGGGATTGAGCTTCTATGacaacttgaatttgattactGCTAGCGAAGCGAGAAGTGGAACTCAATTATACTTACATACCCCACGAGCTAGATGCTCGGATTGCTGACACGTGCGTTGCGGACCCAGTGAATGATGTCACGTgctttaaaattgaattttaatgcTTCATGAATTGAATTTCTcgttaaaattataattctcaaaaaCTGTGAAATAACGAATCAAAATTTGACCCTTTTTTTAAGCTAACAAGCTGCacaattttctttctaaaatcaaCTTTACCAAAGGAAGACAGTGCAAAATATTCTGTTAGAAAgtataattatagttatttttaaaatgtttttttatgttgaaatgtattaaaataatattttttagttttaaaaaattatatttttaaatcagcGTATCAaatgatccaaaatatataaaaaaaataaatttttaataaattttattttaaaatttttaaaaaatacagttttcaccgcatttttaaaaattaatatcttatttgtAAATGATAGAACATCCAGTAaacttttattcaattttattactaCTTTGACATGACAagtgacataaaaataaagagccATGGGAAGGGGCcgttaaatataaattcaaggaAAAAGAGAAGTTGAGAAATGCTTCAGTGCTGAACCATTAGATGATTATATTTCGAATTTTATATTTGGAAGCATTCAAAATTCTGACAATTGTCTTCATTGTAGAACTTTTCATGATCATCTCAAGTCTATTAAATGGTGCACTTCCCTTCATTCCCACCTCACCAAACTCAGCTCCCACTTGTCACTCCACAGGCACAAACATACAAcccggagagagagagagttgccTTGAAATACTGTGAGTTGCTAGAAATGGCCATGAACCACCTCTTATCATATGACCACGATGATGATGACTACATTGACATGGAAGTCAGCTCATACTCCACCTTCTTCTGCCAATCTAGAGGCTCGCCTCCATTCCCAAAAGAGTTCGAGTTCCAAAAGTCCACAGCTTCACTAGAAAAAGACACCACAACTTCCCCAGCTGACGAGCTCTTCTACAAAGGCAAGCTCCTTCCCCTTCACCTTCCTCCACGTTTACGAATGGTAGAGAAAATGCTAGAAAACTCTAACTCTTCATATGATCATAGAAAAGACACATTTGAAGAATTCTTCAGCACCCCGCTAATGACAACTGCCCCTACACCGACTTCGACCAGCACTCCATTTGAATCCTGCAATATTTCACCTGTCGAGTCTTGTTATGTCAGTAGAGAACTAAATCCAGAAGAGTATCTCTTTGAATATTCAAGTGAAACTGGTGGTTTTATCGATGAAAACCCAAAACCGTCTAGGACCAAAAAGCTTAATCTGATCAAACAGTCCTCACTTGGCTCAAAACTTAAGGCTTCCCGGGCTTACCTCAAGTCTTTGTTCGGTAAGTCTGGTTGCTCAGATGATTCTTGTACAGTGGCTTCAAAAGTTGCAGATGAAGTAACAGTTTCAAAAGCCAAAGAGACTTCGAACAAATATGTGAAGCCAGCAAAGAAGACGCCTTGTGGGCAAATCCAGAAGGATAAATACCAAACTTCAACTACTGCATTGCAGAACAAACAAAGGATCAGCGAGGACGGTAGTGGTCGCCTCCACAGGAGATCATTCTCAATGTCCATCAAACGGTATTCAACAAAGAAGTCTTCATCATCATCTGACTCGTCATCATCTTCAAGCTCGACTAGTTCAAATGGGTTTCATCGGCTGCCATTTCTAAAGAGAAGCAGCAGTGCAAAATCCGAGATAGAGAATCCAATCCAGGGAGCAATTGCACATTGCAAACAGTCCCAGCAGCTGTTCCATTCGAGGAAGACTGTAAATGAAGCCAAGTTATACTCATTATCAGCTTCCAGAATTTCCATATGTGATGAACAAGAAAGGCCAGTTCTTTGCAGAGGCTGATCTTCAcctataacaaaaaagaaagcataaaTTCTAACCTAGTTTCCAATGCTTTCCTTTCTCTGGTTTTTCTATATTGATCGTACGTCTATCCTTTGTTCGGGGAAGGAGTAAAACTCTTAATGCCTGTGTTTTAACTGCTAGATCAGACCATGCTGCTGTAGTTTCTGAAAACGCCCAATAAATTCTGGTTTCCTTAAAGCGCCAAGGTATAATGAGCACGGCTATATGTGGTAATGAGTGCTAGCGAATTAGGTACTTCTCAAGAGAATGCGAAGCTTTTTACTCACTAGTCACGATGTAATAAACAATGTAGCATTATTCATCTTGAAGCCAAATGCCAAAGATAAAAACGAGTCAATCATACAAGCTGAAAATCAAACACATGTTTTTAACATATGCAGGGTTATATTCCCTTCTTACAAAATACCAGCAGTTTTGAAAAGCGTTGTTACAGGTTTCCAATTTTCAGGGGAGAATAGAACTTAAGAATCCTGATTTCAACTCTCTAAGTATAATTTTCCCAGAGGTGTAGGATTTTACTTGGCCCTCGGCTAACCTAAAATGTTTCTTTAAGATTAGTACTTTTACCATTAATTGTTTCAATGacaaggagaagaaaatcaatCTTCTTACCATCATTAAGTTCCTCTAGTAATTTGACATTGCTTTCCTGTAAAGTATAGATGTATCTCATTAAGCATTCATTTGAAAACCCTAAAGCAGAGAAAAGTGGAAAGTAATGCAGATTAGGCAAAGTTGAACATCATTATGTCAAGCCAATGATAGGATGACGGATCTAATCATGATtaggattggaaaaaaaaaaccccacctGTCTGCCTCTTAATCGCAACTAAGAGACACCTACCTGTATTTAATATGTAAACAAGGAAAAGTGATTCCAgataggtaaaaaaaataataagaagaagaagaagaagcacggTCTCTTccaacaaaatacataaaaggTTAATTACAAGATGTGGAAAAGGATACAGTAGCCAGTCCCTATACATGCCCAGGGTGCTCTATGTCAAGCCTACTGAGTTCAGTAGAGAAAGATATACTACAAGCACGTAAAATGAGAAACAAGAAATCTTCAGGCGGCTCATTtcccttcttttaattttcttagtgGGTGTACTAGACCTTAAAATAAGTGAACATGTCAGCTAGAATTTTGGCAAGATTAGAGCCAAAGAAAGCAGTGAAAAGGCTAATTGATGTGGTTGAGCACTAAGGGATGCCATAAAGCATATATTAACAAACACTTTTCCCCACCCAACTTCCTGGTTTTTCTACAAGGAGAAGTAAAGGTAGGCGGCCTCACATACCTACTGGAAACCAATTAAATAAGTTGCAATAAACTAAGATCTACCACTTCACATGCCTATTTGGCTAATTAGAAATTACAAATCTAAGTTCTGTGGGTGATTAAGAGGTTAATGCACTCAATCTCACTATCGCACTATCTTATGATTGggtattgaattgtttttagggAAAGAAGACATGATCACAGCCCCATCAAGAATCGCCCACTACTATTGCCACACAGGTTATAAAATCAGAACAAAAATCACATTCGTGTCTATTGGCGGTCGAGTAAGATAATCTAGGTGAAGTTCAAACAACTACAAAGTTTATTTCATATGGGCCTTGCAACACCTTTGATAACACACCGAGAGAGGAAAAGGCAAGACCGGACAGCTTGCTTGGTGGGCTGGTTGGCCTAGTCCTCTTTGCTGTGCCTGTCCGGTCAGCTTAAGGGGGCATTTGCCCAGCCCCTAGACAGGACAGCAAGCTGTCCGGTCACATGGGTTGGGCCACGGATTCACATGATTAGGCCGAAATGCAATGCTAGAATGGAAACTCATCGGGGCCCGAAAGAATCGCTGGGAATACCTTTAACTAATGGCCACTTCCGGTCACTAGAAGCCATCCCTTTAGCTATAGAGCTGGAAAAACGCAGATTAAAATGGTCAGGAGAGGTTGACAGCAAGAATCACAGGTTGTTGTACTCATGCAATAGCATATCAGCAAGCATAAAAGTGAAGATCTGAAAACAAATCAGGACGCGTGTTTAGGCTGCAATCGAAGCACTATCTGTAGTCAGGAATGTAATAAAGGTGTAAGCACTATCTGTGTTTAGGCTTCACTTGGATCCTCCTTTTTTTCTCGAGCAATGAAAAAGAGGACTCTGAACGCaccgttttatttatttttagatgccCTTTCTAAAACCTTTTACgagaacaatatttttcaaaaactttaatgGGCTCAAGGCCTGAAAGTTGATGGAGAAAATGGCTCAAAAGTTTCCCTAAACCTATTGCTAGTAGGCCCAGTAAATAAATATGGGCTTTCTTGCAAAACCCagagttatattttattttttcatgggaaGGTGCAATAATAGCTACACAATGagattccttttattttgatagatgAAGGGGCATAAAgctcaaaaataaaagggattACTAGCAACACATTGTGATGGCATAACTATCCCGACTACATCCATTTGGAAATGCAAggctagttaaaaaaaatttgtttaaaattaattttttatatattttcagatcattttttattaacgttgatgttaaaaataaattttaaaaaataaaataaaaatattattttaatacatttttaaataaaaaatattttaaaaaacaatcgttaaTACATTCCAAAACATCTTTATCAtcccgaaacaaaaaaaacccgtCATTTTCACAAAAGAGAGTCAAAATGATGCACTCCAAGAGTAGAATTCTAGTTCTTAATTCGTTAAGTAATCATCATCATAATCTCAAACGACACTCACTCAATAATTTAAGGCTCAGATGTataatatagtttatatatatattttagcagGCACTAAATATTCTTTGgtgattttttgttaaattttgcgTCAAGGACACTGGGCACCAATTCTATTTTCtatcttcatttgttttttcttgtttattcgAGGGACCTTTCATTGCGTCAAGGAAGGAGTGAAAAAATGCTAGGCCAAGGAAAAACCTAGGCCTAGTTAAGATTCAAGAACCATCCTGCTCGATAACAACATCAAGTCCATGATATCTGATCTGTTAAAAGTGATGTaccatcaaataaatatattccaTTTGACAGCAGTAATTTAATACAAATCCCACTCTCATTCCCGGTGAAGGATGGTGGCCAGAAATTACCTTATGATtgaaacacacacaaaaagggTCAGTTAACACAAGCCCTGTACTGCACTTGTATTCTTGTAAgaattatagtttaattttatattcaagGGGAACAGGAGTACCCCATAATTTGCAGACGCGTTTTTTGTGTTCCAAGCACTATCAGAAACTTAGGCTAATTAGCAATCCTCGAAGCATTGAGACATTTTCTCTAGAAGAAAGTCTCACCACTATGAAATAGTACTAGGAAGGGTGGCTTTTTTTATCCTGGACCTAGTTCAACTGCAGAGGCCTTCGAATTTCATCCTTGCATTCCCAGATATCAACTTTGGGTTCGGGAAAGAAGTCATCCGCTAACATGCATAGAAGTAACTTTTGAAAGTACTACTTTTTATTAGCCATAAAGCTTTCGGTTACCTGCTGAACTCCCATTGTTTCTGGTGTACAATTGCCAAAAGTTGCAAATTCACACATTAAAGGGCGTAAATTCGGTCAACTTCTGAATTGGAAAACTCCGAGTTATGGTGCCCAGAATTCGATCCACTTCTCCTTGAATGCTTATCCCTTTTCCTCATTGAGCGAATCCTCTTCGACTTCACCACATAATAAGTCATGGTTCCAAGAACTGCAGTCATTATAACACCGCCAACAATTGTAATTAACACTGCAGCCCATTCATGTGTACGGCCAACCACTATGTAAGCGGAGGCCATAAAAGCCACTGATGTGCACACGGAAGCCAACCACATCAATTTGTTAATCACTTCCACTACCCGCCTCTCAGCTTTTGTCTCACCTCT is a window encoding:
- the LOC7469791 gene encoding probable membrane-associated kinase regulator 4 gives rise to the protein MVHFPSFPPHQTQLPLVTPQAQTYNPERERVALKYCELLEMAMNHLLSYDHDDDDYIDMEVSSYSTFFCQSRGSPPFPKEFEFQKSTASLEKDTTTSPADELFYKGKLLPLHLPPRLRMVEKMLENSNSSYDHRKDTFEEFFSTPLMTTAPTPTSTSTPFESCNISPVESCYVSRELNPEEYLFEYSSETGGFIDENPKPSRTKKLNLIKQSSLGSKLKASRAYLKSLFGKSGCSDDSCTVASKVADEVTVSKAKETSNKYVKPAKKTPCGQIQKDKYQTSTTALQNKQRISEDGSGRLHRRSFSMSIKRYSTKKSSSSSDSSSSSSSTSSNGFHRLPFLKRSSSAKSEIENPIQGAIAHCKQSQQLFHSRKTVNEAKLYSLSASRISICDEQERPVLCRG
- the LOC18101380 gene encoding putative transferase At4g12130, mitochondrial; translated protein: MLKNSVKLPSETTSYVPTPNLASVSVPPMYAAFSTTQGRFLSDLFLYRKPRGEEKLDGSGSGPCGDLELFADVDSSVLDELLQTFKKYRLRSNVEIDNVAEDFFCWQRFGRNLSEKSKAEEEAEAASVGWGSGVDRSAMSSSHGNDVGWQWFRDPRRDCLGFRGIFLSNEIPPLVEPGNKTKEQNYLLWRIENEVAEGSTEIPKG